The Arachis ipaensis cultivar K30076 chromosome B07, Araip1.1, whole genome shotgun sequence genome includes a window with the following:
- the LOC107608366 gene encoding uncharacterized protein LOC107608366, producing the protein MVGIGIPICVQCGNTSNPCRCKVVGPTVGFLAFAAAAVVEWPVGALVYCFRHMKGRKIMAHPATVVYPSVTNAIPI; encoded by the coding sequence ATGGTTGGAATAGGGATTCCAATATGTGTACAATGTGGTAACACTAGCAACCCTTGCCGGTGCAAGGTGGTTGGGCCAACGGTGGGGTTCCTGGCGTTTGCTGCGGCAGCAGTAGTGGAGTGGCCGGTGGGTGCTCTGGTCTATTGTTTCCGCCACATGAAGGGCCGCAAAATCATGGCTCATCCTGCCACCGTGGTCTACCCTTCAGTCACTAATGCTATTCCAATTTAA